The proteins below come from a single Natranaerofaba carboxydovora genomic window:
- a CDS encoding YIP1 family protein — MTSAYQLREAAFVTENVKAELRERKYYFKLGHYIAAITGIIFGVSSYFATNELLSPDLGTNLFAFAALVVAFYFVAKFSQIILGFVLWVVAKMFHYKIPIAQIVRSINFAFLPLWLAAPIVPFITVAPNPITGPVLYIINIFLVIIMIWFIRSLIHVMDAILSTNIHQAIVITGVSCSLILTFILVFT; from the coding sequence ATGACTTCGGCTTATCAATTAAGAGAAGCTGCGTTTGTCACAGAAAATGTTAAAGCAGAATTAAGAGAAAGAAAATATTACTTTAAATTAGGACACTATATTGCAGCAATAACAGGCATTATTTTTGGTGTCAGCAGTTATTTTGCTACAAATGAATTATTGTCACCAGATTTAGGTACAAATTTATTTGCTTTCGCGGCTTTAGTAGTAGCATTTTATTTTGTCGCTAAGTTTTCTCAAATAATTCTTGGATTTGTACTGTGGGTTGTAGCCAAAATGTTTCATTATAAAATTCCTATTGCTCAAATTGTAAGATCTATAAACTTTGCTTTCTTACCATTATGGTTAGCGGCACCTATCGTACCATTTATTACTGTAGCACCAAACCCTATAACAGGGCCTGTATTATATATTATCAATATATTTTTAGTTATTATTATGATATGGTTTATTAGATCATTGATACATGTGATGGATGCAATCTTGTCAACTAATATTCACCAGGCAATAGTTATAACTGGAGTTAGCTGTTCTTTAATTCTTACTTTTATATTGGTTTTCACATAA
- a CDS encoding IS110 family transposase — MFFGGIDIAKHKHEVCIIDAEGNSVLSINIHNRKKGVDKLLSNFERLGITTDNCKFCLEATGHYWLSLYYHLTELGYEVHVINPIQSHAIRNFYIRKTKTDLKDAFILADMVRFGRLPQSELASETVMKLQTLSRHRFDLVRSVGDLKNKVLAILDRVFPEYPECFSGVFINSSKKLLQEFSSPEELADVDLSELTEFLKKHSRGRFGSDKAQQVKDLAKGTFGINLAADAYALELRLLMEQIEFVEDQINTIEEAIDQVMEEMRPSEDTEYRHVLETVPGIGPTLAAAIIGEVGDIHRFKNAKALVAFAGIDASVYASGEFEGSKNKMSKRGSPVLRHSLWMAAVSARRFNPELKEFYEKKKQEGKHSNVATGAVARKLVHMIFSLWKNNRPYQSNYKWSPDNNS; from the coding sequence ATGTTTTTTGGCGGTATTGATATTGCAAAACATAAGCATGAAGTTTGCATCATTGATGCTGAAGGTAATTCAGTTCTTAGTATTAATATTCATAATAGAAAAAAGGGTGTAGATAAACTTCTTAGTAACTTTGAACGCTTAGGAATTACAACTGACAACTGCAAATTTTGCCTTGAAGCTACAGGCCACTACTGGCTTTCTCTTTACTATCATTTAACAGAATTGGGTTATGAGGTTCATGTGATTAATCCTATCCAATCTCATGCCATCAGAAACTTCTATATCAGAAAGACCAAAACAGATCTAAAAGATGCTTTTATCTTAGCTGATATGGTCCGTTTCGGGCGACTGCCGCAGTCTGAGCTTGCATCTGAAACTGTTATGAAACTTCAAACTCTATCCAGACACCGCTTTGATCTTGTTAGAAGTGTTGGCGATTTGAAAAACAAGGTACTAGCTATCTTAGACAGAGTTTTCCCAGAATACCCTGAGTGTTTTTCTGGTGTGTTTATCAACAGTTCTAAAAAGCTTTTACAAGAATTTTCTTCCCCTGAAGAACTAGCTGATGTGGATCTTTCAGAGTTAACAGAGTTCTTAAAGAAACATTCAAGGGGAAGGTTTGGCAGTGATAAAGCCCAGCAGGTTAAAGATCTAGCCAAGGGAACCTTTGGGATAAATCTGGCCGCTGATGCTTATGCTTTAGAGCTTAGGCTTCTTATGGAGCAAATTGAGTTTGTTGAAGACCAGATAAACACTATTGAAGAAGCCATAGATCAGGTCATGGAAGAGATGCGTCCTTCTGAAGATACTGAGTATCGCCATGTGTTAGAAACTGTGCCTGGTATTGGACCTACCCTTGCTGCTGCCATAATTGGTGAAGTTGGGGATATCCACAGATTCAAAAATGCCAAAGCCCTTGTAGCTTTTGCTGGTATTGATGCTAGTGTGTACGCTTCTGGAGAGTTTGAAGGTTCTAAAAACAAAATGTCCAAAAGAGGGTCCCCTGTTTTAAGGCATAGCTTGTGGATGGCAGCTGTATCAGCTAGGCGGTTTAATCCTGAACTTAAAGAGTTCTATGAAAAAAAGAAACAAGAAGGTAAGCATTCTAATGTTGCAACTGGTGCTGTGGCTCGAAAATTAGTACATATGATTTTCTCTTTGTGGAAAAACAATCGCCCTTATCAAAGTAACTACAAGTGGTCTCCAGATAATAATTCTTAG
- a CDS encoding DUF4212 domain-containing protein, which yields MADEEKKNESYDDTDVYFEHEVNLLSPKTPFMKDFLKLSLPLVIIYVFVLIAGPAVIFLTAETADGMGPLTEATILSFPVHWFIVAFICPGVPFILSIIFAIQQDKLFEKYADSESESA from the coding sequence ATGGCTGATGAAGAAAAAAAGAATGAATCTTATGACGATACTGATGTGTATTTTGAACATGAAGTTAACTTGTTAAGCCCCAAGACCCCCTTTATGAAAGATTTCTTAAAACTCAGTTTACCTTTAGTAATTATCTATGTATTTGTCCTCATAGCAGGACCTGCAGTAATTTTTTTAACTGCGGAAACGGCTGATGGGATGGGACCTTTAACAGAAGCTACAATTCTAAGCTTTCCTGTTCACTGGTTTATAGTTGCCTTTATCTGTCCTGGCGTTCCATTTATACTCTCTATTATTTTTGCAATACAGCAGGATAAATTATTTGAAAAATACGCTGATAGTGAGTCTGAAAGCGCATAA
- a CDS encoding sodium:solute symporter family transporter, with protein MDVAGLDISFKLGATILTIAMLVIFLAVGLTQKVSSTEGYWAAGRSIGPLENGMAVAANWMSAASYLGVAGTFSVLGFFAFAYIIGWSTGYFILLVFMASQIRKYGKYTAPDFIGDRYYSDVARAIAAVTTVFIAITYAIAQYSGIGLMFGYILGAPYETAVIIGTIVVIAYILISGMLGATRNMVVQYVILIIAFLIPLVILGYEYGLPLFFIPWIGYGPQVQAVMSEVSTDFVAPFAHMSAYHFYALMITLIFGTNGLPHVLQRFYVVRDESISRWSAVWGSLFILLLYLGTPAYSTFAIFQYFGMTGEFPLAGEWADATVVLAAQYSEIVPGIIVGLSAAGGVAAAFATTAGLFMAGSAGISNDLYTRIFKPNATQKEQVLVARVATVVMGIIVTLFALDPPAMIADLVGMAFAIAAAVIFPVFFMGIWWEKTTKEAAITSMVFGLIVNVVTFAGMGHPWFDQWLPATSSGLYSVPICFIIIVVVSKMTPKPPERIIQLIRYVNSPVPGHKAGFAASANENLNEETTPEPETNETKKESDEPGPSASGPNFAPNPTK; from the coding sequence ATGGATGTTGCTGGTTTAGATATTAGTTTTAAGTTAGGTGCAACCATATTAACAATAGCAATGCTTGTAATTTTCCTTGCTGTAGGTCTAACACAAAAGGTTAGTTCTACAGAAGGTTACTGGGCTGCTGGACGTTCAATCGGCCCATTAGAAAACGGTATGGCAGTGGCTGCTAACTGGATGAGCGCTGCCAGTTACCTTGGAGTTGCTGGTACCTTTAGTGTTTTAGGTTTTTTTGCTTTTGCTTATATAATTGGATGGAGTACAGGGTATTTTATCCTGTTAGTCTTTATGGCAAGTCAGATTAGAAAATACGGAAAATATACCGCACCAGACTTTATCGGAGACCGGTATTATTCAGATGTTGCAAGAGCCATTGCAGCAGTCACTACAGTTTTTATCGCTATAACATATGCTATCGCGCAGTATTCAGGAATCGGTCTAATGTTTGGTTACATCCTTGGGGCACCTTACGAAACTGCAGTAATAATAGGAACAATAGTAGTTATCGCATACATTTTGATCAGTGGTATGCTTGGAGCTACCAGGAACATGGTTGTTCAGTACGTAATTTTGATCATAGCATTTTTAATACCTCTAGTAATCCTTGGCTATGAATATGGTTTGCCACTATTCTTTATACCATGGATAGGTTATGGCCCACAGGTGCAGGCAGTTATGTCAGAAGTTAGTACAGATTTTGTAGCACCTTTTGCTCATATGAGTGCTTATCACTTTTACGCTCTTATGATTACATTAATTTTTGGAACAAATGGTCTTCCTCACGTTCTTCAACGTTTTTACGTGGTTAGAGACGAAAGTATTTCCCGTTGGTCAGCAGTTTGGGGATCCCTTTTTATATTACTGCTTTATCTAGGGACTCCAGCTTACTCTACTTTTGCGATTTTTCAATATTTCGGAATGACAGGAGAATTTCCTCTAGCTGGTGAGTGGGCAGACGCAACGGTTGTTCTTGCAGCCCAGTATAGTGAAATCGTTCCAGGAATAATCGTTGGCCTTTCAGCAGCCGGTGGTGTTGCAGCAGCTTTTGCTACTACTGCAGGTCTATTCATGGCAGGTTCAGCCGGTATATCTAACGACCTTTATACAAGAATTTTCAAACCAAACGCTACCCAAAAGGAACAGGTTCTTGTTGCTCGTGTTGCCACAGTAGTAATGGGTATTATCGTTACCTTATTTGCTCTTGATCCTCCGGCAATGATTGCTGACTTGGTTGGTATGGCCTTTGCAATTGCTGCAGCTGTTATATTCCCAGTGTTCTTTATGGGTATCTGGTGGGAAAAAACCACCAAAGAAGCTGCTATTACCTCTATGGTCTTTGGTTTAATAGTAAACGTGGTAACTTTTGCCGGTATGGGCCATCCATGGTTTGACCAGTGGTTACCGGCCACTTCTTCGGGACTATACAGTGTGCCAATATGCTTTATAATTATTGTAGTTGTATCTAAGATGACTCCAAAACCACCTGAAAGAATTATTCAGTTAATCAGATATGTGAATAGTCCAGTTCCAGGACATAAAGCGGGTTTTGCTGCTTCAGCTAACGAAAATCTAAATGAAGAAACAACTCCTGAGCCAGAAACTAACGAAACTAAAAAAGAGTCAGATGAACCTGGACCATCAGCTTCTGGGCCAAATTTTGCACCAAATCCTACAAAATAA
- the acs gene encoding acetate--CoA ligase: MCAEFKEFSEKDKINPPKEFVEKANLKSYDEYKKMYEDSVKNREDFWARMAEEKVDWFKKWDKVNEEDLSKGEINWFVNGKLNVSYNCLDRHLKTHRRNKAAIIWEGDEGESKTYTYQQLHQEVCKFANVLKAQGVKKGDRVAIYLPMVPELPVAMLACARIGAIHSIIFAGFSPDSIKDRVLDCEAKVIITSDESVRGGKIVPLKDNVDKAAENLDVVEKIIVLERTSGDINMKEGRDVWWHEEMKKADDKCEPEEMDAEDPLFILYTSGSTGKPKGVLHTTGGYLLYTQMTTEYIFDIKDDDVYWCTADIGWITGHSYIVYGPLASGATTLVFEGVPTYPEPDRFWQVVEKYKVNIFYTAPTALRALKKAGDEWIENRDLSSLRLLGTVGEPINPEVWSWYHYVIGQEKCPIVDTWWQTETGGILISPIPGAIPTKPGYATVPFFGVEPLILKDENNECDTNETGFLVINKSWPSMLRGVYGDHERFMNTYLKAFPGYYMTGDGAFVDEDGYVRLTGRIDDVINVSGHRMGTAEVESALVEHDAVVEAAVVGVPHDVKGEGIYAYCILSEGYDKSGDLKKDLINHVRDSIGPIAKPEDIHFVDGLPKTRSGKIMRRILRKVAEGETDKSKLGDTTTLAEPEVVDHIIDTKGKF, encoded by the coding sequence ATGTGCGCAGAATTTAAAGAGTTCTCAGAGAAGGACAAAATTAATCCACCTAAGGAATTTGTAGAAAAGGCTAACCTTAAATCTTACGACGAATACAAAAAAATGTACGAAGACTCCGTTAAAAACAGGGAAGATTTTTGGGCTAGAATGGCAGAAGAAAAAGTCGACTGGTTCAAAAAATGGGACAAAGTAAATGAAGAAGATCTATCCAAAGGAGAAATCAACTGGTTTGTAAACGGAAAACTAAATGTATCATATAACTGCCTGGACAGACATCTTAAAACCCACAGAAGAAACAAAGCAGCAATAATATGGGAAGGTGATGAAGGCGAAAGTAAAACTTACACATACCAGCAGCTACACCAAGAAGTATGTAAATTTGCTAATGTTTTAAAAGCACAAGGTGTCAAAAAAGGCGATCGGGTGGCAATCTATCTACCAATGGTACCTGAGCTTCCTGTTGCGATGTTAGCATGCGCTAGAATCGGTGCAATTCACAGCATTATCTTTGCTGGTTTTAGCCCCGATTCTATTAAAGACAGGGTATTGGACTGCGAAGCAAAAGTTATCATTACTTCAGATGAAAGTGTAAGAGGCGGAAAAATCGTACCTTTAAAAGACAATGTTGATAAAGCTGCTGAAAACCTAGATGTTGTAGAAAAGATCATTGTCCTTGAGCGTACAAGCGGCGATATAAATATGAAAGAAGGACGAGATGTCTGGTGGCATGAAGAGATGAAAAAAGCAGACGATAAATGTGAACCAGAAGAAATGGACGCAGAAGATCCTTTATTTATCCTTTACACTTCAGGTAGTACCGGCAAACCAAAAGGAGTACTTCACACTACCGGGGGATATTTACTTTATACTCAAATGACCACTGAATATATCTTTGATATAAAAGATGACGATGTATACTGGTGTACGGCAGATATTGGCTGGATAACAGGCCATAGTTATATTGTCTACGGACCCCTTGCAAGCGGTGCTACAACTTTAGTTTTTGAAGGTGTCCCCACCTATCCTGAACCTGATAGATTTTGGCAAGTTGTTGAAAAATACAAAGTAAACATTTTCTATACTGCACCAACTGCACTTAGAGCTTTAAAGAAAGCAGGAGATGAGTGGATAGAAAATAGAGATTTAAGCAGCCTAAGGCTACTTGGAACTGTAGGAGAACCTATCAACCCTGAAGTGTGGAGTTGGTATCATTATGTGATTGGCCAAGAAAAATGCCCAATCGTTGATACATGGTGGCAGACAGAAACTGGAGGAATCTTAATCTCTCCAATACCTGGAGCCATACCAACTAAACCAGGTTATGCTACTGTTCCGTTTTTCGGAGTCGAGCCTCTAATTTTAAAAGATGAAAATAACGAATGCGACACTAACGAAACCGGATTCCTAGTAATTAATAAATCCTGGCCGTCAATGTTAAGAGGAGTTTATGGAGATCACGAAAGATTTATGAACACATATCTTAAAGCTTTTCCTGGATATTATATGACTGGTGATGGTGCATTTGTAGACGAAGATGGTTATGTCCGCTTAACCGGCAGAATCGACGACGTTATAAACGTATCAGGCCATCGCATGGGTACTGCAGAAGTAGAAAGTGCCCTGGTCGAGCACGATGCAGTGGTTGAGGCAGCAGTAGTAGGAGTTCCGCACGATGTCAAAGGTGAAGGAATTTACGCATATTGTATCCTTTCTGAAGGATATGACAAGTCAGGAGATCTTAAGAAAGATCTAATAAACCATGTAAGAGACTCCATCGGACCAATCGCTAAACCTGAAGATATACACTTTGTTGATGGACTGCCAAAGACAAGAAGTGGTAAGATAATGAGAAGAATTTTGAGAAAAGTTGCTGAAGGTGAAACGGATAAGTCAAAGCTTGGAGATACCACTACACTAGCCGAACCTGAGGTAGTAGATCACATTATCGACACAAAGGGCAAATTCTAA
- a CDS encoding cobalamin B12-binding domain-containing protein has protein sequence MAEDKIRILVAKPGLDGHDRGAKVVARALRDAGFEVIYSGLHQTPEEIVSTALQEDVDIVGLSILSGAHMTLIPKIREMLKEKGAGDITILGGGTIPDDEKEELLNMGAADAIFTPGTSTEDIVNWINENVKP, from the coding sequence GTGGCTGAAGATAAAATTAGGATTTTGGTTGCAAAACCTGGACTTGATGGTCATGATAGAGGAGCTAAGGTGGTGGCAAGAGCTCTAAGAGATGCGGGCTTTGAGGTTATATATTCCGGACTTCATCAAACACCTGAAGAAATAGTTTCAACTGCACTGCAGGAAGACGTTGATATTGTAGGGCTAAGTATACTGTCCGGAGCGCATATGACCCTTATACCAAAGATAAGGGAGATGTTAAAGGAAAAAGGAGCAGGTGACATAACTATACTTGGTGGAGGAACTATCCCAGATGACGAAAAAGAGGAACTACTAAACATGGGAGCAGCGGATGCAATATTCACACCGGGTACATCGACAGAGGATATTGTTAATTGGATTAATGAAAACGTAAAGCCGTAA
- a CDS encoding acyl-CoA mutase large subunit family protein translates to MADKKMFDDDKLKNIKEENKKWKKEVYDAKGKERDINFQTISGVPIDPLYTPENIEGMDYEEDLGWPGCYPYTRGVQPTMYRGRVWTMRQFAGFGTAKESNERYRYLLSQGQTGLSVAFDMPTIMGHDSDSYMATGEVGRVGVAIDSLADMETLFDQIPLDQVSTSMTINAPASILYAMYIATGEKQGVPKDQLRGTIQNDILKEYIAQKSWIFPPEHSMRIITDIFEYSAKNVPKWNTISISGYHIREAGSTAAQELAFTLADGFAYVEAGKEKGLDVDDFAPRLSFFFNAHNDVFEEICKYRAARRIWAKRMKEKYGAKDQRSLMLRFHTQTAGCSLTAQQPENNIVRTAYQAMAAVLGGTQSLHTNSMDETLALPTEKAVKIALRTQQILAHESGVTNTIDPLAGSYFIESLTNKLEQEAEEYFEKIDALGGVIPAIEKNFFQQEITDAAYKQQEELESKERITVGVNEYIEDDEMEIDLFKVDPAVEENQKARLAKLREERDNEEVSNTLNALKETAKGNDNLMPKILDCVKAYCTEGEIISALKEVFGEFKEDPIF, encoded by the coding sequence ATGGCAGATAAGAAAATGTTTGATGATGATAAGTTAAAAAATATCAAAGAAGAGAACAAAAAATGGAAAAAAGAAGTTTATGATGCGAAAGGTAAAGAGAGGGATATCAACTTTCAAACTATCTCAGGAGTTCCTATAGATCCACTTTATACTCCTGAAAACATAGAAGGCATGGATTATGAAGAAGATCTTGGTTGGCCAGGATGCTATCCTTATACTAGAGGTGTTCAGCCTACCATGTACAGGGGTAGGGTATGGACCATGCGTCAGTTTGCAGGATTTGGTACTGCAAAAGAGTCAAACGAGCGTTATAGATATCTACTTTCCCAGGGTCAAACAGGTCTTAGCGTAGCCTTTGATATGCCTACTATTATGGGTCATGACTCGGACTCTTATATGGCTACTGGTGAAGTTGGTAGGGTTGGAGTTGCGATAGATTCCCTAGCGGATATGGAAACCTTGTTTGATCAGATTCCCCTTGATCAGGTAAGTACTTCAATGACAATTAATGCACCTGCTTCAATACTTTATGCTATGTACATTGCCACGGGGGAAAAGCAGGGCGTACCTAAGGATCAGTTAAGAGGTACTATTCAAAATGACATCCTAAAAGAGTATATTGCTCAAAAGTCATGGATTTTCCCACCGGAACACTCCATGCGGATTATTACTGATATCTTTGAATATTCAGCTAAGAATGTTCCTAAATGGAATACCATAAGTATTAGTGGTTATCACATTAGGGAGGCTGGTTCTACTGCTGCTCAGGAGCTTGCCTTTACCCTTGCAGATGGTTTCGCATATGTAGAAGCCGGTAAAGAAAAAGGGTTAGATGTTGATGATTTTGCACCTAGGTTATCTTTTTTCTTTAATGCCCATAACGATGTGTTTGAAGAGATCTGTAAATACAGAGCGGCAAGAAGAATTTGGGCTAAGAGAATGAAAGAAAAATATGGGGCTAAAGATCAAAGATCATTGATGTTAAGATTCCATACTCAGACTGCAGGATGTTCATTAACTGCTCAGCAGCCTGAGAACAATATTGTGAGAACTGCTTATCAGGCAATGGCAGCTGTACTTGGTGGTACTCAATCCCTTCATACTAACTCAATGGATGAAACTCTAGCACTTCCAACAGAAAAGGCTGTTAAAATTGCTCTTAGAACTCAGCAGATTCTAGCACATGAATCAGGAGTGACAAATACTATTGATCCACTTGCAGGTTCGTACTTTATTGAATCTTTAACCAATAAACTTGAACAAGAAGCAGAAGAATACTTCGAGAAGATTGATGCTCTTGGCGGAGTAATTCCAGCAATCGAAAAGAACTTCTTCCAGCAGGAGATTACTGATGCAGCTTATAAGCAGCAGGAAGAGCTAGAAAGTAAAGAACGTATTACTGTTGGAGTTAACGAGTATATAGAAGATGATGAAATGGAGATCGATCTATTTAAAGTTGATCCTGCTGTTGAGGAGAATCAAAAAGCCAGACTTGCTAAGTTAAGAGAAGAAAGAGACAACGAAGAGGTAAGTAACACCCTTAATGCATTAAAAGAAACAGCTAAAGGAAATGATAACTTGATGCCTAAGATACTTGACTGTGTTAAAGCATACTGCACCGAAGGTGAAATAATTTCTGCGTTAAAAGAGGTATTTGGTGAATTTAAAGAAGATCCGATATTCTAA
- a CDS encoding acyl-CoA dehydrogenase, whose protein sequence is MDFNLTDEQRMMQKLVKDFADKEVAPGAAERDEKEEFDRGLFDQMAEIGLTGIPWPEQYGGAEADYISYAIAVEEISRVCASTGVLLSAHISLAGSPIYYFGSEDQKQKYLKPMAEGEKLGAFGLTEPAAGSDVANMKTTAVKDGDEYILNGTKIFITNGEVADTYVVFAATDKEKAHKGISAFIVEKGTPGFSFGKEEEKLGIRSSKTTELVFEDCRVPAENLLGNEGDGFKIAMKTLDNGRTGIAAQALGIAQGAFEAARDYSKEREQFGRPISKFQAISFMLSDMATNIEAARLLTYQAAYKATNDDPLFPKYSAMAKLYASETAMDVTTNAVQVLGGYGYTREYPVERMMRDAKITEIYEGTSEVHRLVISRYITQE, encoded by the coding sequence ATAGAGGTCTTTTTGATCAGATGGCAGAGATAGGGCTAACAGGAATTCCTTGGCCAGAACAGTATGGGGGTGCTGAAGCAGATTATATAAGCTATGCAATAGCTGTTGAAGAGATATCTAGAGTCTGTGCATCCACAGGAGTTCTATTATCAGCTCATATTTCCCTTGCCGGTTCACCGATATATTATTTTGGTAGTGAAGATCAAAAACAAAAGTATTTAAAGCCCATGGCAGAAGGTGAAAAACTTGGCGCATTTGGATTGACTGAACCAGCGGCTGGTAGTGATGTTGCAAATATGAAAACAACTGCTGTCAAAGATGGGGATGAGTATATACTAAATGGAACTAAGATATTTATAACTAATGGTGAGGTTGCAGATACCTACGTGGTTTTTGCTGCAACTGATAAAGAAAAAGCCCATAAAGGTATAAGTGCTTTTATAGTAGAGAAGGGAACGCCTGGATTTAGTTTTGGTAAAGAAGAAGAAAAGCTAGGGATTAGGTCTTCAAAGACCACCGAACTTGTATTTGAAGATTGTAGAGTTCCTGCCGAGAATCTTCTTGGCAATGAAGGTGATGGTTTCAAAATCGCAATGAAAACATTGGATAATGGAAGAACAGGGATAGCTGCTCAGGCTCTTGGTATCGCTCAGGGAGCTTTTGAAGCAGCAAGAGACTACTCTAAAGAGAGAGAACAGTTTGGCCGCCCCATTTCCAAATTCCAGGCCATTTCATTTATGCTAAGCGATATGGCGACTAATATTGAGGCTGCTAGGCTGCTAACTTATCAGGCTGCTTATAAAGCAACGAACGACGATCCTTTGTTTCCTAAGTATTCGGCTATGGCCAAGCTGTATGCTTCTGAAACAGCTATGGATGTTACGACAAATGCTGTGCAGGTACTTGGAGGATATGGATACACCAGGGAGTACCCTGTTGAGCGTATGATGAGGGATGCTAAGATTACAGAGATTTATGAAGGTACTAGTGAAGTGCATAGACTTGTAATTTCTAGATATATAACTCAAGAATGA